From a region of the Campylobacter anatolicus genome:
- a CDS encoding OadG family protein: MEINLVAEGFRFMVLGMLSVFVFLVLMVFVLKMQGVILKKFFKEPIKLHISPTQTNTDNNELVAVIGAAITEFEKSKI; encoded by the coding sequence GTGGAGATAAATTTAGTAGCTGAGGGTTTTAGGTTTATGGTGCTTGGAATGCTAAGCGTTTTTGTATTTTTGGTGTTAATGGTGTTTGTGCTAAAAATGCAAGGAGTTATACTTAAAAAGTTTTTCAAAGAGCCTATAAAACTTCACATCTCTCCCACTCAAACTAATACAGATAATAACGAACTAGTCGCAGTCATAGGTGCTGCTATTACTGAGTTTGAAAAAAGTAAAATTTAA
- a CDS encoding biotin/lipoyl-containing protein, with protein sequence MAKKFIDVMDTTFRDGFQSVYGARVLMDDFFPALEAAKEAGITHFEFGGGARFQSLYFYLNEDAFVMMDRFRSIVGDRANLQTLARGVNTVMLDTGSRELIDLHAKMFKKHGTTTIRNFDALNDVENLKYSGERIVANGLKHEVVVTMMDLPPNCIGAHDVAFYERILREILDAGIPYDSVCFKDASGTSSPQKVYETIKMARKLLPSGTHIRLHTHETAGVSVACYLAALDAGVDGIDLAASPVSGGTSQPDILTMLHAVKGKEYDLGGLELEKVLKYESVLKECLSDYFTPPEATQVSPLIPFSPMPGGALTANTQMMRDNNILDKFPAVIDAMREVVEKGGYGTSVTPVSQFYFQQAFNNVMFGKWKKIADGYGKMVLGYFGKTPCEPDADVVKLASEQLNLEPTKEKALDIADRDESKSLAYTRKILESEKIEVNDENLFIAAACKEKGIAFLKGEAKVNVRKISQMPNSKPTKTTTSTNSGKYSVVVNGSRYNVEVSDGFNDNVEVKSITPVVESKNTQTTQVASNSGDVILSSLPGTVFKILVKVGDNVKKGQAVIVLEAMKMEIEIPAPKDGVISAVEITQGQTVQNGQILARM encoded by the coding sequence ATGGCAAAGAAATTTATTGATGTTATGGATACTACTTTCCGCGATGGCTTTCAGTCGGTTTATGGTGCTAGAGTGCTTATGGATGACTTCTTCCCAGCGTTGGAGGCGGCAAAAGAGGCTGGTATAACTCACTTTGAATTTGGCGGAGGAGCTAGATTTCAAAGCCTTTATTTTTACTTAAATGAAGATGCTTTTGTGATGATGGATAGATTTCGCTCTATCGTTGGGGATAGAGCGAACTTGCAAACTCTTGCACGTGGCGTAAATACCGTTATGCTTGATACTGGTAGTCGTGAGCTAATTGATCTACACGCAAAAATGTTTAAAAAGCACGGCACGACTACGATACGAAACTTTGATGCGTTAAATGATGTTGAAAATTTGAAATACTCAGGTGAACGCATAGTTGCAAATGGACTTAAACACGAGGTTGTAGTTACTATGATGGACTTGCCACCTAACTGCATTGGAGCACATGATGTAGCATTTTATGAGAGAATTTTACGTGAGATTTTAGATGCTGGTATTCCTTATGATAGTGTCTGCTTCAAAGATGCTAGTGGAACATCTAGCCCACAAAAGGTATATGAAACTATCAAAATGGCACGTAAATTACTTCCAAGTGGTACTCACATACGCCTTCACACGCATGAAACTGCTGGCGTGAGTGTGGCGTGTTATTTAGCTGCACTTGATGCGGGAGTAGACGGTATAGATCTGGCTGCTTCACCAGTTAGTGGCGGGACTAGTCAGCCTGATATCCTTACTATGCTGCACGCTGTTAAGGGCAAGGAGTATGATCTAGGTGGACTTGAACTTGAAAAAGTGCTTAAATATGAGAGTGTTTTAAAAGAGTGCTTGAGCGATTATTTCACACCACCGGAAGCAACGCAGGTCAGTCCGCTCATACCATTTTCGCCTATGCCAGGCGGTGCTTTGACTGCAAATACTCAAATGATGCGTGATAATAATATTTTAGATAAATTCCCAGCTGTTATTGACGCTATGCGTGAAGTAGTAGAAAAGGGCGGATACGGTACGAGTGTAACGCCGGTAAGTCAGTTTTATTTTCAACAAGCCTTTAATAATGTAATGTTTGGTAAGTGGAAAAAGATAGCTGATGGATACGGCAAAATGGTGCTTGGGTACTTTGGTAAAACGCCTTGTGAACCAGACGCTGATGTCGTAAAACTAGCTAGCGAACAGTTAAATTTAGAGCCAACAAAGGAAAAAGCTCTAGACATTGCAGATCGTGATGAGAGTAAGTCTTTGGCTTATACCCGTAAAATTTTAGAGAGTGAGAAAATAGAAGTAAATGATGAGAATTTATTTATCGCCGCAGCATGTAAAGAGAAGGGTATAGCATTTTTAAAAGGTGAGGCAAAAGTAAATGTGAGAAAAATTAGCCAAATGCCAAATTCCAAACCAACAAAAACTACAACTTCTACAAATAGTGGCAAATACAGCGTTGTTGTGAATGGCTCACGCTACAACGTAGAGGTTAGTGATGGATTTAACGATAATGTAGAAGTAAAGAGCATAACGCCAGTTGTCGAGTCTAAAAACACGCAAACTACTCAGGTTGCATCTAATAGTGGCGATGTAATACTTAGCTCACTACCAGGAACGGTTTTTAAAATTTTAGTCAAAGTTGGCGATAATGTTAAAAAGGGACAAGCAGTCATCGTACTAGAGGCAATGAAGATGGAGATAGAGATCCCTGCACCAAAGGATGGCGTTATAAGTGCAGTAGAGATAACGCAAGGACAAACCGTACAAAACGGACAAATTCTAGCAAGAATGTAG